GGTGCCGGTCCAGCCGGGGCTCGGGTGGGCGGCGACGCCCACCGGCTTCATGATGACGACGATGTCGTCGTCGTCGTGGACGATCTCCATGCCGGGGACCGGTTCGGCCACCAGCTCGACGGGCCGCGGCGGCGCGGGCATCTCGACTTCGAGCCAGGCGCCACCGTGCACGCGCTCGGACTTCCCGACGACACTGCCGTCGACCGACACCTTCCCCGCGGCCGCGAGATCGGCCGCCTTCGTCCGGGAGAACCCGAACATACGGGCGATGGCGGCGTCGACGCGCTCGCCCTCCAGGCCATCGGGAACGGGCAGGGTTCGGATCTCGGGAATCGTACTCACCTGTCGAGTATGCAGGACGGGGCGCGGGAGCCTTCCCGCGAGCCGCCCCGCGATCAGTCCTTGTGGACCGTGCCGTCCGGGTCGAGACCCCTGAACGACAGCAGGACGATCAGGATCCCGCCGCACACGATCGCCGAGTCCGCGAGGTTGAAGACGGCGAAGTGGGCGGGCGCGATGAAGTCGACGACCGCTCCCCGGAAGACCCCCGGCGAACGGAAGATCCGGTCGGTCAGGTTGCCCAACGCCCCGCCCAGCAGCAGGCCCAGCGCAATCGCCCACGGCAGGCTGTAGAGCTTGCGCGCCAGTCGGACGATCACCACGATCACGGTGGCCGCGATGCAGGTGAAGATGATCGTGAAGGCCTCGCCGAAGCCGAAGGCGGCCCCGGGGTTGCGGATCGCCGAGAACTTCAGCAGCTCACCGATGATCTCGATGGGCTGCTCGTGCTCCAGTTTCGCGACGACCAGCATCTTGCTGCCGAGGTCGATCAGGTACGCCAGCGTCGCCACCACCAGCAGTGCCACGATCCGCCGGCGCCCCTTGGGCGCGGTCGATTCGGGCTCGGTGTCGTCCCCGACCTCCGGCGTACCGATGATGCGCTCCGCCTCTGCCACGTGAGTCCCTCGAACTAGCTCGAACCAGGTTCCGGCGAAACCGCCCTGCCAGGTTCCTGGACCCTGACGAGACACGAGGGTACGTCAGGGCGCCCGCCCGCCGCCCGGCTAGTGCCGCCGCTCCTGCCTCTGCTTGCAGTCCACACAGAGCGTGGCGCGCGGAAATGCCTGCATCCGGGCCTTTCCGATGGGCTTTCCGCAGGTCTCGCAGAGACCGTAGGTGCCCGCCTCCAGCCGTTCCAGCGCGCGTTCCGTCTGCTCCAGCATCAGGCTGGCGTTCGCCGCGAGGGCCAGTTCGGACTCCCGGGTGATGTTCTTGGTGCCGGTGTCCGCCTGGTCGTCCCCCGCGCCGTCGCCCGAGTCCCGCATCAGCCCGGAGATGGCCGCGTCGGAGGCCTGGAGCTCGGCCCTCAGGCGCAGCACCTCGCTCTCCAGCTCGGCCCGGGCCTCGGCGACCTCCGCCGGCGTCCAGGGGTCCTCTCCCGGGCGTACGGGGAGCTCTCCGGGGGTGGCGGCCACCGCACCGCCCCGCGCCTTGGGCAGTCCACTGGTGGCGGCAGCGGCCGTCTTCCTGGCCGTGCCGGTGCTCTTCTTGGCGACCACTTTCCGGGCTCCCGTCTCTGACGCGGCATGCGCCGCCCCCTCGGTCGCGGCCCGTTTGGCCGTGACCTTCTTCGCCGTCGACTTCTCGGCGGCGGCCACCTTGGCGGTGGTCGCCGACTTCCTCGCGGATGCCTTTCTCGCGGGCGCCTTCCGCACGGCGGCCGTCTTCTCGGGCGCCGCCTCGGCGGGAGCCGGCGCCGGTGCCCCGACCTCGGTTCCGACCTCGGTTCCGACAGCCTTCCCGACAGCCTTCTTGGTAGTCCCGGCGGTCTTCTTCGCCACCATGGCCGCGGCCCCTTCACATACTGTGATCATTGCTCGCGAATCGTGCCGGAACGATAAATCGACGCCGGCCCCGCGGCAACGGGGCGCGCATCCCGCGAGGTCAACCTGCATCCGTTGTGCCCATCCGGCGGCCCGGTAATCCGCCCCTCCCGCCCCACCGGAACCGGGACCGGCGCGTCAGCCCATCCGGGTCACTCCGCCCCGCGCCCCGCGGCCCCGCGCCCCCGCCCGGAATATCGGTCGGCCGCGCGCGGCGTCGGCCCGTACACTGGGCCCAGCGAGAGGCATGGATGGGGACGAGTAGCGTCGGACGCAGCCAGGAGCGACCCGGGGACGGTGAGAGCCCGGGGGCGAGCGCGATGCGAAGGATCACCCCGGAGCCGCCGGAAGAAAGCCGTCACGATCACGGATCCCGCACGGATCCCCGTACGGGAAGTAGAACCGGCTTCGCACCCCAATGAGGGGGCCATCGGATCCGTCCGACGGCCAAGGAGGGTGGTACCGCGGGAGCGCGTCAAGGCTCTCGTCCCTCCGGACGGAAGTGACATCCCGCCGGAGGAAGAGTTCAGCCTCATGACCACACCGCCGCAGTACCGCCCGGTACCCGCCCAGGTCGACCTGCCCGCCCTCGAACACGCCGTCCTGGAGTTCTGGCGCGAGAGCAAGACCTTCGCCAAGACGCTGGAGCAGTCCGAGGGCCGCCCCGAGTGGGTCTTCTACGAGGGCCCGCCCACCGCGAACGGCATGCCCGGCGCGCACCACATCGAGGCCCGCGTCTTCAAGGACGTCTTCCCCCGCTTCCGCACCATGCGCGGCTACCACGTGGCCCGCAAGGCCGGCTGGGACTGCCACGGCCTGCCCGTCGAGCTCGCGGTCGAGAAGGAACTCGGCTTCAACGGCAAGCAGGACATCGAGGCGTACGGCATCGCCGAGTTCAACTCCAAGTGCCGCGAGTCGGTGACCCGTCACACCGACGCGTTCGCCGAGCTCACGACCCGCATGGGCTACTGGGTCGACCTGGACGACGCCTACCGGACCATGGACCCCGAGTACGTGGAGTCCGTGTGGTGGTCGCTGAAGGAGATCTTCAACAAGGGTCTGCTCACCCAGGACCACCGCGTCGCCCCCTGGTGCCCGCGCTGCGGCACCGGCCTCTCCGACCACGAGCTGGCCCAGGGCTACGAGACGGTCGTCGACCCCTCGGTCTACGTCCGATTCCCGCTGACCTCCGGCCCCCTCGCGGGCGACGCCGCGCTGCTTGTGTGGACGACGACCCCGTGGACCCTGGTGTCCAACACGGCCGTCGCCACGCACCCCGAGGTCACGTACGTCGTCGCCACCAACGGCGAGGAGCGCCTCGTCGTCGCCGAGCCGCTGCTGGAGAAGTCCCTCGGCGAGGGCTGGGAGGCCACCGGCGAGACCTTCACCGGCAAGGAGATGGAGCGCTGGACGTACCGGCGCCCCTTCGACCTCGTCGAGTTCCCGGAGCCCGCCCACTACGTCGTGAACGCCGAGTACGTCACGACCGAGGACGGCACCGGTCTGGTCCACCAGTCCCCCGCCTTCGGCGCCGACGACCTCGCGGTCTGCCGCGCCTACGGCCTGCCGGTCGTGAACCCGGTCCGCCCCGACGGCACCTTCGAGGAGGACGTCCCGCTCGTCGGCGGCGTCTTCTTCAAGAAGGCCGACGAGAAGCTGACCGCCGACCTCGACGCGCGCGGCCTGCTCTTCAAGCACATCGCCTACGAGCACAGCTACCCGCACTGCTGGCGCTGCCACACCGCGCTGCTCTACTACGCGCAGCCGTCCTGGTACATCCGCACCACCGCCGTCAAGGACGCGATGCTGCGGGAGAACGAGAAGACGAACTGGTTCCCGGACTCGGTGAAGCAGGGCCGCTTCGGCGACTGGCTGAACAACAACATCGACTGGGCGCTCTCCCGGAACCGCTACTGGGGCACGCCGCTGCCGATCTGGCGCTGCGAGGAGAACCACCTCACCTGCGTCGGTTCCCGCGCCGAGCTGGGCGAGCTGTCCGGCACCGACCAGTCGGGCCTGGACCCGCACCGCCCGTACATCGACGACATCACCTTCACCTGCACGCACGAGGGCTGCTCCCTCGAAGCCGTGCGCGTCCCGGAGGTCATCGACGCCTGGTACGACTCGGGTTCGATGCCGTTCGCGCAGTGGGGCTACCCGCACAAGAACAAGGAGATCTTCGAGAAGCGCTACCCGGCGCAGTTCATCTCGGAGGCCATCGACCAGACGCGCGGGTGGTTCTACACGCTGATGGCGGTCGGCACCCTCGTCTTCGACAAGTCCTCCTACGAGAACGTGGTCTGCCTGGGGCACATCCTCGCCGAGGACGGCCGCAAGATGTCCAAGCACCTGGGCAACACCCTCGAACCGATCCAGCTGATGGACCAGCACGGCGCGGACGCCGTGCGCTGGTTCATGGCGGCCGGCGGCTCCCCGTGGGCGGCCCGGCGCGTGGGCCACGGCACGATCCAGGAGGTCGTCCGCAAGACGCTCCTCACGTACTGGAACACGGTGGCCTTCCAGGCCCTGTACGCCCGCACGTCGAACTGGGCGCCGTCGGCGGCCGACCCGGCGCCCGCGGACCGCACGGTCCTGGACCGCTGGCTGCTCTCCGAGCTGCACACCCTCACCTCCGAGGTCACGGAGGCGATGGAGTCCTACGACACCCAGCGCGCCGGCAAGCTTCTGTCGTCCTTCGTGGACGACCTGTCGAACTGGTACGTCCGCCGCTCGCGCCGCCGCTTCTGGCAGGGCGACAAGGCGGCCCTGCGCACCCTCCACGACGTGGTGGAGACGGTGACCCGGCTGTTGGCCCCGCTCACCCCCTTCATCACGGAGCGGGTCTGGCAGGACATGGTCGTCCCGGTCACCCCGGACGCCCCGGAGTCCGTCCACCTCTCGACGTGGCCGACCGCGGACACCACCGCGATCGACCCGGAGCTGTCGCGGCAGATGCTGTTGGTCCGCCGCCTGGTGGAGCTGGGCCGCGCGACCCGCGCGGAGTCGGGCGTCAAGACCCGCCAGCCGCTGTCCCGGGCCCTGGTCGGCGCGACCGGTTTCGACGCCCTGACCCCGGAGCTCCGGGCCCAGATCACGGAGGAGCTGAACGTCTCCTCGCTGGCCTCCCTGTCCGAGGTCGGCGGGTCCCTCGTGGACACGACGGCGAAGGCCAACTTCCGTGCGCTCGGCAAGCGGTTCGGCAAGGGCGTGCAGGACGTCGCCAAGGCCGTGGCCGCGGCGGACGCGGCGGGGCTCTCGCTGGCCCTGCGCTCCGGTGAGGCCTCGGTCGAGGTGAACGGCGAGACCGTGACCCTCACCCCGGAGGAGGTCATCATCACCGAGACCCCGCGCGAGGGCTGGTCGGTGGCGTCCGATTCCGGGGCGACCGTCGCCCTGGACCTGGAGATCACCCCGGAGTTGCGGCTGGCGGGCCTGGCCCGCGACGCGATCCGCCTGATCCAGGAGGCCCGGAAGAACTCCGGTCTGGACGTGGCGGACCGGATCGCCCTGCGGTGGTCCTCGGCGGACCCGGAGCTCGTGACGGCCCTGACGGACCACGCGGAGCTCATCGCGGAGGAGGTCCTGGCCACGGACTTCGCGACCGGCGAGGCCGACGCGTCCTACGGCGACCCGTTCACGGACGAACCCCTCGGCCTGACGTTCCGCCTCCGCAAGGCGTAACCCCACCCCACCCCGACGGCCCGCGCCCCCCACCCGGGAGCCGCGGGCCGTCGCCTTTCCCCTCCCCGCCGAACACCCCCAGCCCCGCCGGCACTCTCCAGCCCCGCCGGCCCCTCCAGCCCCGCCGGCACTCTCCAGCCCCGCCGGGACACCTCCAGCCCCGCCGGCGTTTGAGGCGCGGGGTCCGGGGCGGAGCCCCGGGGGGTCCCGCCCCGCCGAACACCCCCGGCTCCGCCGGCACTCTCCAGCCCCGCCGGCGTTTGAGGCGCGGGTCTGGGCGGAGCCCAGGGACCCGGCCCCGCGCAGCGCCCCCGCCCCGCCCCAGAGCACCGGCACCGGCCCGGACACGGAAACGCAAACGGGCCGGGCCCGGTACCCCCTGAGGGGAACCGGGCCCGGCCCGAGAGACTGCCGA
This region of Streptomyces sp. NBC_00513 genomic DNA includes:
- the lspA gene encoding signal peptidase II, which gives rise to MAEAERIIGTPEVGDDTEPESTAPKGRRRIVALLVVATLAYLIDLGSKMLVVAKLEHEQPIEIIGELLKFSAIRNPGAAFGFGEAFTIIFTCIAATVIVVIVRLARKLYSLPWAIALGLLLGGALGNLTDRIFRSPGVFRGAVVDFIAPAHFAVFNLADSAIVCGGILIVLLSFRGLDPDGTVHKD
- a CDS encoding TraR/DksA C4-type zinc finger protein → MVAKKTAGTTKKAVGKAVGTEVGTEVGAPAPAPAEAAPEKTAAVRKAPARKASARKSATTAKVAAAEKSTAKKVTAKRAATEGAAHAASETGARKVVAKKSTGTARKTAAAATSGLPKARGGAVAATPGELPVRPGEDPWTPAEVAEARAELESEVLRLRAELQASDAAISGLMRDSGDGAGDDQADTGTKNITRESELALAANASLMLEQTERALERLEAGTYGLCETCGKPIGKARMQAFPRATLCVDCKQRQERRH
- the ileS gene encoding isoleucine--tRNA ligase, which produces MTTPPQYRPVPAQVDLPALEHAVLEFWRESKTFAKTLEQSEGRPEWVFYEGPPTANGMPGAHHIEARVFKDVFPRFRTMRGYHVARKAGWDCHGLPVELAVEKELGFNGKQDIEAYGIAEFNSKCRESVTRHTDAFAELTTRMGYWVDLDDAYRTMDPEYVESVWWSLKEIFNKGLLTQDHRVAPWCPRCGTGLSDHELAQGYETVVDPSVYVRFPLTSGPLAGDAALLVWTTTPWTLVSNTAVATHPEVTYVVATNGEERLVVAEPLLEKSLGEGWEATGETFTGKEMERWTYRRPFDLVEFPEPAHYVVNAEYVTTEDGTGLVHQSPAFGADDLAVCRAYGLPVVNPVRPDGTFEEDVPLVGGVFFKKADEKLTADLDARGLLFKHIAYEHSYPHCWRCHTALLYYAQPSWYIRTTAVKDAMLRENEKTNWFPDSVKQGRFGDWLNNNIDWALSRNRYWGTPLPIWRCEENHLTCVGSRAELGELSGTDQSGLDPHRPYIDDITFTCTHEGCSLEAVRVPEVIDAWYDSGSMPFAQWGYPHKNKEIFEKRYPAQFISEAIDQTRGWFYTLMAVGTLVFDKSSYENVVCLGHILAEDGRKMSKHLGNTLEPIQLMDQHGADAVRWFMAAGGSPWAARRVGHGTIQEVVRKTLLTYWNTVAFQALYARTSNWAPSAADPAPADRTVLDRWLLSELHTLTSEVTEAMESYDTQRAGKLLSSFVDDLSNWYVRRSRRRFWQGDKAALRTLHDVVETVTRLLAPLTPFITERVWQDMVVPVTPDAPESVHLSTWPTADTTAIDPELSRQMLLVRRLVELGRATRAESGVKTRQPLSRALVGATGFDALTPELRAQITEELNVSSLASLSEVGGSLVDTTAKANFRALGKRFGKGVQDVAKAVAAADAAGLSLALRSGEASVEVNGETVTLTPEEVIITETPREGWSVASDSGATVALDLEITPELRLAGLARDAIRLIQEARKNSGLDVADRIALRWSSADPELVTALTDHAELIAEEVLATDFATGEADASYGDPFTDEPLGLTFRLRKA